A genomic region of Vibrio sp. 10N contains the following coding sequences:
- the pdxR gene encoding MocR-like pyridoxine biosynthesis transcription factor PdxR has protein sequence MTLQQSLFEQIRTRILKGFWVSDAKLPSTRMLATQLKISRNTVIQTYEQLVAEGYLNSKPNSGFYVALTLPEQYMATERVTTSTEFGSDNTPNNGLFAPGVAELAAFPMSTWNRLLQRHSSRSALLGNQDLQGLVDLREALHRYLTGSRSVVCQPDQIIITAGAQQSIAIALLATQKLKPHQRFLVEYPGYRQVVKVLDTFDIDYDFVDVHAESGIDLKRILDSKSTGIYLTPSNQYPMGSSIQTEQRLRLIEWAQAHQSWIIEDDYDSEFQFDSRPFRSMQGLAAESGNADKMIYIGSMSKVMFNSLRIGYMVVPQHVVPLCLEIKDALSGDTPALTQAALADFINEGVLLRHIRKMRRLYEQKYRLLKQCIEDAFGEEWLLVSQGAGLHVTVEWQSDVDEVALSDLAQANGLVVRPMRFYEPVAKQRHYGSVVLGFGNAPIEAIPEQIKRLATLYYSLR, from the coding sequence ATGACGTTACAGCAAAGTCTGTTTGAACAGATCCGCACGCGAATACTGAAAGGATTTTGGGTCTCCGATGCCAAGCTACCCTCTACACGTATGCTAGCGACGCAACTCAAGATAAGTCGCAATACGGTGATTCAAACCTATGAACAGCTCGTTGCTGAAGGCTATTTGAACTCGAAACCAAACAGCGGTTTCTATGTCGCTCTGACACTTCCCGAGCAATACATGGCAACGGAGAGAGTGACAACATCGACAGAGTTTGGAAGTGACAATACGCCAAACAATGGGCTGTTTGCTCCGGGTGTCGCTGAGCTTGCTGCATTCCCAATGAGCACTTGGAATCGATTGTTGCAGCGCCACAGTAGCCGCAGTGCATTGCTTGGCAACCAAGATTTGCAGGGCCTAGTCGATCTCAGAGAAGCGCTTCATCGCTACTTAACTGGGAGTCGAAGTGTGGTATGTCAACCAGATCAAATCATCATTACCGCAGGTGCCCAGCAGTCCATTGCAATTGCCCTACTTGCCACTCAGAAGTTAAAACCTCATCAGCGTTTCCTAGTGGAGTATCCAGGCTATCGTCAGGTGGTGAAAGTACTCGACACCTTTGACATTGACTATGATTTTGTCGACGTCCATGCCGAATCAGGCATTGATTTGAAGCGTATTCTGGACAGTAAATCGACAGGGATCTATTTGACTCCAAGCAATCAATATCCCATGGGGAGCTCGATTCAAACTGAGCAGCGTTTGCGGCTAATTGAGTGGGCACAGGCGCACCAATCATGGATTATTGAGGACGATTACGACAGTGAGTTTCAGTTTGATAGCCGTCCGTTTCGCAGTATGCAAGGTTTGGCTGCAGAGAGCGGCAATGCAGACAAAATGATTTACATTGGCTCGATGAGTAAGGTGATGTTTAACTCTTTACGCATCGGCTATATGGTCGTTCCTCAGCATGTGGTCCCGCTTTGTTTGGAAATAAAGGATGCCCTCTCGGGTGATACACCCGCATTGACTCAGGCCGCACTTGCCGATTTTATCAATGAGGGCGTATTGTTAAGGCATATTCGTAAGATGCGTCGATTGTACGAGCAGAAATACCGGTTGCTCAAGCAATGTATTGAAGATGCGTTTGGTGAAGAATGGTTGCTGGTGTCACAAGGCGCAGGTTTGCATGTCACGGTAGAGTGGCAAAGCGATGTCGACGAAGTGGCGCTGTCAGATTTGGCGCAAGCTAATGGTCTGGTCGTCAGGCCAATGCGATTTTATGAGCCTGTAGCCAAGCAACGCCATTATGGCTCAGTTGTACTAGGTTTTGGAAACGCCCCGATAGAGGCGATACCGGAGCAGATCAAACGGTTAGCGACGCTGTATTACTCACTGCGCTAA
- a CDS encoding hydrolase, with the protein MLNQNNTQLMIIDVQGKLAQLMHDKETLFGNLSTLTKAAKLMELPIVWVEQLPDKLGATIDEISHELSDQQPIAKNVFSAWGEENVRTATDNNNRKQVLLVGIEAHICVHQTAYELLTAGYEVHLVTDAVSSRTSTNKELAIQRLAQEGARLTSTEMALFELQRVARGEQFKALLKLIK; encoded by the coding sequence ATGCTAAACCAAAACAACACTCAGTTAATGATCATTGATGTACAAGGCAAGCTTGCACAACTGATGCACGATAAAGAGACGCTATTTGGTAACCTCAGCACGCTGACCAAAGCCGCAAAGCTTATGGAGTTGCCCATTGTTTGGGTTGAACAACTCCCCGACAAATTGGGCGCAACGATAGATGAGATCAGCCATGAGCTCAGTGATCAACAGCCCATCGCAAAAAACGTATTCAGCGCCTGGGGTGAGGAAAACGTGCGCACTGCGACCGACAATAACAACAGAAAACAGGTGCTATTGGTTGGTATTGAGGCTCATATTTGTGTCCATCAAACGGCGTATGAGCTCTTAACAGCAGGGTATGAGGTCCACCTGGTCACCGATGCGGTCTCTTCAAGAACGTCAACCAATAAAGAGTTAGCAATACAGCGCTTAGCTCAAGAAGGCGCGCGACTTACCTCTACCGAAATGGCACTGTTTGAATTACAAAGAGTGGCGCGAGGCGAACAGTTCAAAGCACTTCTTAAACTCATTAAGTGA
- a CDS encoding LysR family transcriptional regulator: MLLNTERLLYLVSIAETGSFSAAGRTLGVSPSAVNQAVQAMEIDLGITLFERVAGKAPTLTPEGKALYFQALEIVPRLKAIDRKVQSLRQGEEPTLTIATHSMTLYPRFVEALAELTRQFPEVDLVLVDAETHSLAVESNADGADIMIAPSGLSPARGSNVQTVDTIEWCFLASPAHPLSKLRGEITTEDLEQYPQILSLEGKVATSELLDSLRYSPRLIRYENHYQLQDMLLQGLGYVAYPNKLAQPYIDHGLVTKLNVGRYDGSLVWPVDLSWRSGLGTAGSWFVEQVLEQES; the protein is encoded by the coding sequence ATGTTATTGAATACTGAACGGCTACTCTATTTAGTCTCGATTGCTGAAACGGGGTCGTTCTCCGCTGCAGGTCGTACTCTGGGCGTCAGCCCATCGGCGGTAAACCAAGCCGTGCAAGCAATGGAGATTGATTTAGGCATCACGCTTTTTGAGCGTGTTGCTGGCAAAGCACCCACCTTAACACCTGAAGGTAAAGCGCTGTATTTTCAAGCCCTAGAAATAGTACCAAGATTGAAAGCCATTGATCGAAAGGTACAATCCTTGCGGCAAGGAGAGGAGCCAACTTTAACTATTGCTACACATAGTATGACTCTGTATCCAAGGTTTGTAGAAGCGTTGGCCGAGCTTACTCGTCAATTTCCAGAAGTCGACCTTGTACTTGTCGACGCAGAAACACACTCCCTTGCTGTTGAAAGCAACGCCGATGGTGCCGACATCATGATTGCTCCTAGTGGACTTAGCCCTGCCCGCGGAAGTAATGTGCAAACTGTTGATACCATAGAGTGGTGTTTTCTCGCTTCCCCGGCTCATCCGTTGTCGAAGCTACGAGGCGAGATCACTACAGAGGATTTGGAGCAGTATCCACAAATCCTGTCACTAGAGGGTAAAGTCGCAACCAGCGAACTTCTCGACTCACTTCGCTACAGCCCTAGGCTGATCCGCTACGAAAATCACTACCAATTGCAAGATATGTTGCTACAAGGTCTTGGATACGTGGCCTACCCTAACAAGCTCGCACAACCTTATATCGACCATGGTCTAGTAACCAAGCTTAACGTCGGTCGTTATGATGGATCCTTAGTGTGGCCGGTAGATCTGTCCTGGCGGAGTGGACTCGGCACAGCTGGCAGTTGGTTTGTCGAACAAGTATTAGAACAGGAGAGCTAA